In a single window of the Rhodamnia argentea isolate NSW1041297 chromosome 2, ASM2092103v1, whole genome shotgun sequence genome:
- the LOC115733501 gene encoding laccase-15-like, producing the protein MKSSRAQYVGFLLFLVSILRCKALVRHTFVVEETPYRKLCSTKNILTVNGQFPGPTLYVHKGDTIIVDVYNKAKYNITIHWHGVKQPRYPWSDGPEYITQCPIQPGAKFSQKVIFSTEEGTLWWHAHSDWSRATVHGAIVIYPKKDSTYPFPKPDAEVPIILGEWWKEPIMEVYDEMLRTGGDPNVSDAYTINGQPGDLYPCSKQDTFKLRVEQGKTYLLRIINAALQDLLFFSIAKHSVTVVATDASYTKPLTRDIITISPGQTIDVLLKANQNPDHYYMAARVYSSALGVAYDNTTTTAVVEYSGKYTPTSPPPLPRLPYYNDTSASVNFTGSLRSLANDKYPVDVPRNITNHFIFTVSVNSFLCPNNSCAGPNGTRLAASLNNISFTNPSIDILQAYYYGINGVFGARFPSFPPYVFNFTADILPLSLETPKRGTEVKVLKYNSTVELVFQGTNLLAGTDHPMHLHGYSFYVVGWGLGNFDIKKDPLNYNLVDPPLQNTIAVPKNGWATIRFRADNPGVWFMHCHIERHMTWGMDTAFIVRNGVPPNTHLLLPPPDMPPC; encoded by the exons ATGAAGTCATCAAGAGCACAATACGTAGGGTTTCTACTCTTCCTCGTCAGCATTCTCCGATGCAAAGCCTTGGTTCGTCACACGTTCGTG GTCGAAGAAACGCCGTACAGGAAATTATGCAGCACGAAGAACATCTTGACGGTGAACGGACAATTTCCCGGGCCGACTCTGTACGTGCACAAAGGCGATACCATCATCGTTGATGTCTATAACAAGGCAAAATACAACATCACCATTCACTG GCATGGTGTGAAGCAACCGAGATATCCGTGGTCCGATGGACCAGAATACATAACCCAATGTCCAATACAGCCCGGAGCTAAGTTTAGTCAAAAAGTGATATTCTCCACGGAAGAAGGGACCTTGTGGTGGCACGCTCACAGTGATTGGTCAAGAGCCACCGTGCATGGAGCCATTGTTATTTACCCCAAAAAAGATTCGACCTACCCTTTTCCGAAACCCGATGCTGAAGTGCCTATCATATTAG GAGAATGGTGGAAGGAACCGATAATGGAGGTGTATGATGAAATGCTTAGAACCGGAGGAGATCCAAATGTTTCCGATGCCTATACCATCAATGGTCAACCGGGTGATCTATACCCATGCTCAAAGCAAG ATACATTCAAACTGAGGGTTGAGCAAGGCAAGACGTACTTGCTGCGAATAATCAACGCGGCCTTGCAagacctcctcttcttctccattgCCAAACACAGCGTCACCGTCGTCGCGACGGACGCGAGCTACACTAAGCCACTAACGAGAGATATCATCACAATATCCCCCGGTCAAACCATCGACGTCCTCCTTAAAGCCAACCAAAACCCCGACCACTATTATATGGCTGCTAGGGTTTACTCCAGTGCGCTCGGTGTGGCTTACGATAACACAACCACCACGGCCGTGGTGGAGTACTCCGGAAAGTACACTCCCACCTCGCCGCCTCCTTTGCCTCGACTTCCTTATTACAATGACACTTCCGCATCGGTCAATTTCACAGGCAGCCTCCGTAGCTTAGCAAACGACAAGTACCCCGTCGACGTCCCCAGGAACATAACCAACCATTTCATCTTCACAGTCTCTGTGAACTCGTTCCTTTGCCCAAACAATTCCTGCGCAGGCCCTAACGGGACACGTCTTGCTGCAAGCCTGAACAACATAAGCTTCACAAACCCATCGATCGACATCCTTCAAGCTTATTATTACGGCATCAATGGTGTGTTCGGAGCCCGTTTCCCCAGCTTTCCACCGTATGTCTTCAATTTCACGGCCGACATCTTGCCGTTGAGCTTGGAGACGCCAAAGCGCGGGACGGAGGTGAAGGTATTGAAGTATAACTCGACCGTGGAGCTTGTCTTCCAGGGGACGAACTTGCTCGCCGGGACCGATCACCCGATGCATCTGCATGGATATAGCTTTTACGTTGTTGGCTGGGGACTTGGGAACTTCGACATCAAGAAGGATCCTTTGAATTATAATCTAGTGGATCCACCTTTGCAGAACACCATTGCGGTGCCGAAGAATGGATGGGCTACGATCAGATTTAGGGCGGACAATCCTG GAGTGTGGTTCATGCACTGCCACATAGAGCGGCACATGACGTGGGGCATGGACACAGCATTCATCGTGAGGAATGGAGTTCCCCCGAACACCCACTTGCTGTTGCCACCACCGGACATGCCACCTTGTTGA